The segment TGGGGACTGAGATTCCGCTATTTTGCCGAAATTGCTGCTTATTCGCTTGTTCGAGGACTGAGATTCCGCTATCTGACTTAGAAGTCACCCAAACGGCCTATTTGTGCAGCAATAGCGGATTGTCAGTCCGCCAAAAGTCACTATGGCGCTGTAAATCCACAATAGCGGAATCTCAGTCCGCAGCCACTTTGAAAACTTGGCCATAGCAGTTTAGCCGATGCCCTTGACCACACACTTTCTATTACCTATGCACACTTGACCATCCGCAGCATTCGCTCGGCCCTTTTCCCGGTCAGGTCAGGTCCGCCCCTCCCTCCCCAGCAGCAAGAACCCACAGATCAGCTCTGCGGATTCTTGGAATATTCGATTTTGCGACGAGCTTGGGGGAACTGATGTGTACGAGCCTGATGGCACGGACTTAGAATCCGCTATTTTGCCGAAATTGTTACTTATTCGCTTGTTCGCGGACAGAGATTCCGCTATCCGCCCTAGAAGTCACCCAAACAGCCTGTTTGAGCAGCAATAGCGGATTGTCAGTCCGCCAAAAGTCACTATGGCGCTGTAAATCCACAATAGCGGAATCTCAGTCCGCCCCCCACCACTAACCGCAAAAGTCCGCAGATCCTCCTGCGGACCGGGAATGCGTGCCAGGCTAATTCAGCATTTTCTCCATATGCAGCACTTTGTGGAAGCCGGCCTGAGCGGAGAACAAGCGGGTATTCTGCACCTTGAAGGTCTTGAACCCCACCCGCTCATACAGCTTCTTCGCCAGCGGATTAGTATCCACGACTTCCAGCAGCACCTTACTGCGGTCCGCCTCCCGGGACCACGCGAAGACGGCCTCCAGCAGCCGGGTTCCGACGCCAAGTCCTCTCGCTTCCGCAGACACTACAAGCGGATCGATATGCACTGCATTTGTGGGGGTATTACCATGGAGCAGGCGGAAGATGCCATAGGCTGCATAACGCCAAGCGCCGCCGAGCAGCCCGAAGGTCTGTCTGAGCGAACGGTAACTCAGCGTCATGAAGAAGCCATCTCCTGTCTCCAGACCGGCAAAGCCTACGACCCTTCCCTCATATACCGCGTACAGGGCCTTGTCATAACGCAGACAGCGGCTCAGGACCTCCACAATATCCTGCTCTTTACGGGAGAAGATCCATATTCCACTGAATTTCAAGGTAAAAGCCTGATAGTATAGCCTGGCGACCTCACGTTTCTGTTCTTCATCCAAGTGATCTGCGATCTCTACTTGTAGTGTTGACATACAGGTTCCTCCTTATTGTTCCACTCCAGATTCTATCTGCCTTGGTGAACGAGTGCTCTTCACGGTTACCTGCCGTTCTCTTGCCCTGTTCTGCCGAAGCCTTGGAGGACTGTATGAACCAGCAGCTGCGGAGCGTCATTCTTCGCCAGATTCCCCTTCTGGATCTCCTGCCAGGCAACGAACAACAGATTATACATGACCGTGATGATCCAGTGGGCGGGCATTCCGGTATTCAGCAGACCGCGCGCCTGCCAGCCCTCCACCGCTTCCCGCAGCGGCTGCTTAATCCGTGCTTCCTCAGCTACAATATGCGGGTTCTCGTCCACTGAGGCAGCGAAGCTGAGAAAAGACACCTTGCCGCCCAATGGAATCAGCACCTCGAACACTTCCGTAAGGAATGGAAGCATATCGTGCTCCTCTGCGGTAACGCCCCCGAGCGCTTCATCCACCAGCCCGATCGCATTCAACGCCAGCGCATCCAGCAGCAGCTCCCTGGTGGAGAAATAGCGGTGCAGCGTCGCAATGCCGATCCCTGCGTGATCCGCGATCTCCTGCAGCGTAGCGGTCGGCTTGAACGCCAGCAGCTCCGTCGACGCGTCCAGAATAGCCTTCCGTTTGTTATCTTTAACACTGGTTTTCATGAATATGGCCTGCCTCTGCTGTAGAATATGTGAGATTTCAGTTAACATAATGATACTTTAATTATTATAATGATATGTTTATCTATCATTTAAGTTTATTTTATACCGGGAGGTGGGTGGTGTCAAATTGTTCAAGGCCAAAGCAAAAACCCCCTCAAGAAAGCTGAACGCTTCTGTAAGGGGGTTGCTTTTTCCTCCACGGGGGAGGTTTGTTATCTATGGATTATCTTCTTTCATTCACACCGAGCTGTTCCTTCAATGCATCCTGTAAAATCCGCGAGTAATTCACATTATTTTTCGCGGCGAGGTCATCCAGCCATTTGGGAATAGTTAGTGTTTTTTTCACGGAACGCTCTGATATGGAACTTCGGTAGGGTGGCATGAACACTTCGATTAGAGCAGCAATTTTCCCTGTTCCTGCTGTGAGTGTATTGAGTACATCAATACCAGAGGGAGCAGGAATCAAGTCTCCGTCTTCCTCCATCCCAAATAGGTGCAGCGCGAGACAATCTTTGGCCATATAGAACGCTTCGTCTATATTCTGACCGCAGGTAATTGCACCAGGAAGATCAGGGAATTCTACAGTAATTCCATCTTCGTCTTGTTCAAAGGTCGCAAAATAGCGGTAAAATTTCAATTTATCCTTCATTTGTATAGTCTCCTTTCGATGGAACTATTGAAGTCCTGCCTGCTTGAGGATACTTATGATGGTTTTCTTCGGCAGATCTTTGTTGGGATGTGGTAAAGATAATACGTGTTGCAGCACGTGTCAATAGTTGAGTATACACAGTGTTAAATATTATAAAAAAACCCCTTAAAAAGCTCTAATAAGCTTCTTAAGAGGTTAGAATGTCGCCACTCAGATTACTGATTACTTCTTCCCGCACTCCATCCGCAGCACATGGAACGACTTCGGCTCCAGTGTATAGACCATCCGGCTTGCGGTCTCAATCGGCACACGCTTAGGCGCGATATTGCACGGTGCCTCAATCGAGTTCACTTCCGCCTCCTGTCCCTGCATGACATACGCCTCCCCGCGTCCGGTCAAGCTCAGCGCAGTCTCCAGCTCCACCTGAACCTTGCGGTCTAGCGTGTTCACCAGCTTCACGTAAAGGACTTGCTGCTCCTCATCATAAGAGACAGTGTAAGGAATCTCCTCCTGATCATGTACGGTCTGCAGCACCTTTGTTCCCATCAACGTACTGTACATTTGCTGCACATAATAGCTTGGTGTGCCGTAGCTGCTCTCCCCGTCGAACCAGATCATATCCGGCGACCACTGGGCATAACCGAGTCTGGCGAACAATGGAGCATAGGAGGCCAGCACGACGATGTCGGCATTGCGCTCAAGCCCCGTCAGGAATGCAGCCTCTGCCAGCGCAGCCCCCCAGCTGTTGAAGTGCGGCATATTCATCCCGTTGCCGTAGTGACCCGCATATTCCCCGGCGAACACCTTAATATCCCGCGGATACTTATCATAGAAATGCACGTTCTCGCACAGCCATTCCGGCTTCACATAATAATGCTCATCCACCGCATATACGAAATTCGGATTGCCCTCAGCCCGCTTGCGGTAATACTCCCACGCCCGGGTGTAGTTGTCTGAGCTGACATCCGGCCCGGCAGAGCCGATCAGCTGCACAGACGGGTACGCTGCATGAATCGCCTGCTCAAACAGATCGTATCTGGTGAAAAAGTCCGCGTGCTCCGTCTCCCACTGCTCATTGCCGATCCCGATCATCTCCAGACCAAATGGTTCCGGGTGACCCATCTCACTCCGCAGGCGGCCCCACGGTGAATCCACCGGTCCGTTGGCGAATTCCAGCAGGTCCAGCGCATCCTGAATATACTCCTGGAAATCTTCATCGTGTACACCCACATGCTCAGTAGACTGGAACTGGCAGGCCAGCCCGACATTCAGCACCGGAATCGGCCGCGCCCCCAGGTATTCACACAGCAGAAAATACTCATAGAACCCAATACCCAGGCTCTGATTATAGTGGCTGTACTCACTCGTGTACTGATTCTCTTCATTATTCCCGTGCAGCGCCCAGCGGCTGCTGTTATTCTTGCGCTGTTCGGCGGCACCCACACTCCGCTTCCATTGGTAGCGGTTCTCCAGGTTATAGCCCTCAACAATGCATCCTCCCGGGAACCGCAAGAAGCCTGGCTTCATCTCCTCCAGAAGTTCAACCAGATCCCGGCGGAACAGACCCAGCACGGCATCGGAGGGAATCATGGAGATGAAGTCGAAGCAGACCGTGCCCGGCGCATCCAGCCGGATGACGAAATCTCCATACGACACAGTTTCATTACTGCTAAGCTGCGCTGTATAGCGTGTCCACTCTTCCCCTACTGCTGCCGCGATGACAGCCTGCGCTATAACCGCGCTATTTTTCTCAACGGAAACCTCAATTCCCCCTGCATACCCCTCCGCTCTGGCATAGAAGGATACCGCATACGTAAGCCCCGGCTTCAGGGACACACCATCATAGGCCTTATTGGTAAAAGCGTTCTGCGTCTCCCCGGCGGTAAACGCCAGGTAATGGGGATTGACCTCATTCTGCGGATGCTCCGTCTGAATCTGAAGCTTAGCCCCGCTGGCCGCCTCAGCCGGATATGCTGTCCAGCCATAGAGCCCGTCGTAGCTCTCGCTGTAGCTCCCCCTGTCGCCCGTCGCCTTCATGAACTCGAAGGAACGGTTCTCAATCATCTCGGCATGCAGTCCGCCATCCAGCCCATAGTTGATATCTTCGAAGAACAGCCCGATCATCCCTTTTGAGATCGATACTGCGGGTTTATCTGTAATTTGTATTTTCATTTATTTCCCCTCCGCCACTTTTCCTTGTCTGTATATTTTCCAGTTCTCTATTTACCAGCTCATAAATAAGTAATTATCTCAGACGTAATGCTGCTGTCGTAGCGGTCAGAGATGCCGAAGTCCATCTTTTTATACGTCCAGGCGGCCCGGCCGATCTTGTATTGTTCGAACACGCCATGCACATCCTTGTACCAGTTCACCACGCTCTGCGATGGGGCTTGCTCAATGACTCCATATTCGCCGCAGTACAGATATACGTTTCGCTCTGCTGCAACATCGATTGCATTCTGGATCAGGCTGGTCATGTATGCCGGACCCATCTCGCTGATACCTTCTGCATGAAGCCCGGAGCCGAAAGCGCCAATAGCCGCCGAAGTGCTGCGGTAGTTCTTCAGGTCACCCGGATAGTCCATGTCGCTCTTAGGCATTTGCTCCACCCAAGCCGCACGCTGGTGTGTGAACAGGAACGGCTCATAGAAGTGGAAGGTATACACGATATTCTCATCAAAAGGCTGTTCCAGCAGCCCAAGGGTATGCACGCTGTTCCACTGGATGCCGCCGATAACGATTTTGGTCTCCGGGGCGTGCTTGCGGATCTCGGCAATCGTCCGGTGAGCCAGTGCATTCCAGCGGCTGCTGTCCTGCTCCACAATCTCATTCAATAATTCAAAAGCCACAGTATCCTTATAGCCGGCATACCGGCTGGCAATCGCCTTCCACAGATTCAGGAACCGCTCCTGGAGCGCCGGATCATCGAACAGGGAATTCTCGGCCACGCTGTTGAAGGAGAACCCGGGCGTTTTATGCAGATCAATAATGAGATTCAGCCTATGGGCAGCACACCAGCGGATACAGTTGTCGATATGCTTGAACCCGGCGTAAGTCTCAGCATTCCCCGAATCCTCTATCACTTCATAATCCACCGGCAGCCGGACATGGTCCAGGCCCCACGAAGCAATCGTCTCGATATCCTTCTCCGTAATGAAGCTATCATAATGGGCATGCTGATAAGGACACTGGGACAGCCAGCCTCCGAGATTCACCCCTCTGGTATAACCCGTCCATTCTTTCATCACGATCATCCTCTCCGGCCTCAGCCTTCATTGTAAGCTCTTACTTCTACCTGTCTTAAGCATAGATAAACCCTGGCCGCAGAACAATTACACATCGTGCGTAAGTACTAACATATTGTGCAATCCTCATTTACAAAAGGCACCCTTAGCTTCTACAATAGACCTATCTGCTGCGCAGGAGGTTCATATGAACATACACAATATCGGCTACAATCACAGCCATGACGCGGACTTCATCATCAACAGGCCCCAAGGGTCGGGAGACTATATGCTGTTGCTGCTGAAGACGCCGGCCATCTTCACTTTGAAGGGAGAGAGCCGGGTGACGGGGCCGGACTCCTTCATCCTGTACAGTGAGCATACGCCCCAGTTCTACCGGGCTTACGGGTCACAATTCACCAATGACTGGTTCCATTTCCGGCTGGACAAGCCGGGGGATGAAGCGCTGCTGCATCGGCTGGTGATCCCCAGAGATGAAGTAATCCCGATTGGCGATCTGAACGAGCTGTCGATCATCATTAACCATTTGTGCTATGAGGTGTATTCCGAGAACCCGCATAAGGACGAAACGATTGAATTATATCTCCGGCTATTCTTCATTAAGCTCAGCAACCGGATTCATTCGGCCCAGAAGGAAGTCGGCAACACGCACTACAACAAGATGTCCGTCATCCGCACCAAAATCTACAACCAGCCCTTCCTCAACTGGACCATCGACGGACTGTCCCACGAGCTGACCATGAGCCGCTCCTGCTTCCAGCATCTGTATAAAGACTACTTCGGCGTAAGCCCAATGGCCGACGTCATCGCCAGCCGGATCGAACATGCCAAATACCTGCTCACCACCACAGACATCTCCGTCAAAAAAATCGCAGAAATGAGCGGCTACGCCAGCGAGATCCACTTCATGCGCCAGTTCAAGCAGCAGACGGGGCAGACGCCGTCGCAGTATAGGGAGCACGTAATAAAGCCAGACCGCTTGTAAGCAGTCTGGCTTTATTTTTAGTGATATTCCAAGAACTCAAGACGATTCCCAAAAGGGTCGTTTATATAGAAACGCCTGACGCCTTCACCCGCCCTTGCTTCATCATTCGTGACTTGAATGTTATTCTGCAGCAGGTACTCACGCAACTCATTCAAGTGCTCTACATGAAATGCCGGATGCGCTTTGGTAGCGGGAACAAAATCCCGTTGAACCCCGATATGTACTTGATGCGTCCCACATTGGAACCAAACCCCGCCACGCTTTTGCAACAATTCTGGTTTGGGTATCTCCATCCAGCCTAACAACCCATTGAAGAATCTCCGGGCCTCAGCTTCACAGCCTTCCGGGGCTGCCAGTTGTACATGGTCTAGACCATAATAATTGTAGGTCATCCATCTTCCTCCTTAGCAGTTTCATCTAATGAAACTTGATTTCATAATATAGTTATATATTATAGTAATTCACAATATAAATCTATAAAATAACCCCACAAAGTGGGGCTTAAGCTTCGATGATGACTCAGGTACTTTGCGGGGACCCCAAAACATATAAATTCTCTTGTAAAAAAACAGCCCCCTCTAAGGCGGACTGCTTCATAACTTAAAGCTTATAGATAGCAGAAGTATAGTGCACAGATAATTTAAATCTTATATAAAGTTACTTCATAGTCTGCAAAAACCTTCCCGATCATCTCCTCCACCACACTCCACTCCCCGTTCGCCAGCCCGCAGCCAATGTTGTACGGAAGCGCCACAGACAGACCCTTGGCTTGCGCTTCTATCTTCAGAGTGGTTAACGCTTGCTCCAACGCAGCATAATCGGTATACCGGATTTTGCTTCTTCCATAGTTAAGCTGGCCGAACAGATTCGCCGTGTACTTCGCGCCCGTCTGCACCAGCTGGCAGTGTCCGAGCAGCTCGTCAGGCGTGTAAGAGTCACAGTATTTTTTATACTCAGGATATAAATTCGGATAACGGTCCCGCAGAATCCTCGCAATCCCCGACCCCATCACCCCCTGACAATTCACCTGATGTCCCAGAATATCTTCACTGGCCTCTAATAGATCGCCGTTTACGATTTGGATGGTCATGGTTCTCTCCTTGTTGTTGTGACTTTGGTGTTTGGTTACCTTTTATAATCCCATCATGTCCCGGATCTTGTCCACCGTCTCTAGTACAAACTCATCTACTTCCGCTTCCTTCATATAAACAGGTTCATATTCTATGGGCACTTCAGTGTTACAATAAAAGTGAATGATATTCTGTATTTGCTTATAGGTCTGACCCTTAGGGAAGAACGGTAAGTATTCAGGATATTGCTGAATATGCTGCACATCAGTCCAAAACACATGATTGCCATGCAGCTTCAAATATTTGAAGTCCAGCCAATACCAGTCCCGCTTTACCAGCTGATTGTAATTGGGAGTACCTTTTATAGCTTGATGTACCGTCTCCTCCTGCTTGCTCTTAGTTAACTTGATCCATTCGACATCCGTTATAAGATGACAGTAATACCCCCAATAGTAGGAACCTGCGCCAGAAGTAAGCTCAACATCCTTCAATGCATACTGCTCCCGGAACAGCTCAGGCTGAATCCCCTGTCCATCCTTAAAGTGGGTAACACTCTTAGGTACATGCCGAAATGGAGCAAGACTCCCCTCCTCATCAACGATCCCACAATCCGGGCCAATATTTCCTACCAGAAAATCAACCTTGGATACCGGAACTCCCGCCTTCATTAATGCTTCAGCTATTCTAAAATGAGTAACCCATGTAGCCAATAAGCATTCCTCCTGAGACTAACTATACTCTTATAATACACATTTTACCTACACATACCACTTCCGCTGCGCCTCATACATCGTCCGATACTCGCCCGCCGTGCTCATAAGCTCCTCATGCGTGCCGTCCTGCACGATCCGTCCGTCCTTCATCACGATAATTCGATCCGCGAGCTTCACAGAGCCTAATCGGTGGGAAACCAGGATTGCGGTTTTATCCCGGCATAGGGCGGCGAAATCGTTGTACAGATGGGTCTCCTCCAGCGGATCGATGGCCGCCGTGGGTTCATCCAGAATCATCAGGTCGCTGTCCCGGAACAATCCGCGCGCAATCGCCACACGCTGCCATTGACCGCCGGACAGATCGGTACCGCCGAACTCGCGTCCCAGCATCGTATTCAGCCCTTCCTTAAACCCTTCACCGGATAAAAGCATCCCGGCCTCCTCGCACACGGATACTACTGCGGAATCATCTGCTGGTTTAGAACATTGGCTGATTCGCACATTCTCTCGTAAGGTCTCATTATACTTGCGGTAGTGTTGAAAAACAGCCGACGTTCGCTCATAGCTAGTCCGTGAGGCCTCCACCTCCCCATACCACACTTCCCCTGCCGTAGGCGGGTATAAGCCCATAATGATGCGGCACAGTGTGGTCTTCCCGCTTCCATTCTCGCCTACAATTGCCAGCGTCTGCTTATTGGGGATGATCAGGTCGATCTCCTCCACCGCATTTCGGGTTGCCAGCGGATAACGGAATCGGACACCTTTTAGCTCAATATCACGGTCTGTCGGCCTTGGCAGGGTGTGAGTTCTCTGAATAAGCTCGTCGATGAAATCCAGAAAATTCTCAGTAGACCCGATATTCTCCGTAGCCCAGGCGATTCTCTCGGTGATCAGTTTGTTCATGAACCGGTACAGACTGCCAATCGAAGCCAGCACCGCCGCAAAAGCTCCAATCGAAATCTCCTGCCTCATCACAGACACGAACAGCATATACACGATCAGGCCGTAGCCTATAACCGTCACTATATTCAGAATGAGCTGAACGAGCTGCTTGCGCACCTGCGTCCGAAGTACAATAGCGTTCAACCGTTGCAGGGCAGAGGTATACAGATTCTCGAAAAATGCAGTAGCTCCCAGCAGCCGGGTCTCCGAGAGATACGCTTTGTCCGTCAAGCACCGTTCGTAGTAGTCACTTTCCCGCCGGATCGGGGCAGATGCCGCCTCCAGATTCTTGAATGCTGACATCAGCACCCCTTGGGAGAGCATCACCGGGATGAATACGACGACAATACTTAGCGCAAGCACTGGCTTGAGCGTGAACAGATACCACCCGATGAACACAAAATAAGTCGTATAGTAGAACAGAATATCCAGTAAGGTAGTACCGATCCAGATCAGCTTGCCGCTCCCGTTCACAGCCTTGTGGATATAATCCAGCCGCTTCGTGTCC is part of the Paenibacillus sp. FSL M7-0420 genome and harbors:
- a CDS encoding GNAT family N-acetyltransferase, coding for MSTLQVEIADHLDEEQKREVARLYYQAFTLKFSGIWIFSRKEQDIVEVLSRCLRYDKALYAVYEGRVVGFAGLETGDGFFMTLSYRSLRQTFGLLGGAWRYAAYGIFRLLHGNTPTNAVHIDPLVVSAEARGLGVGTRLLEAVFAWSREADRSKVLLEVVDTNPLAKKLYERVGFKTFKVQNTRLFSAQAGFHKVLHMEKMLN
- a CDS encoding TetR/AcrR family transcriptional regulator, whose product is MKTSVKDNKRKAILDASTELLAFKPTATLQEIADHAGIGIATLHRYFSTRELLLDALALNAIGLVDEALGGVTAEEHDMLPFLTEVFEVLIPLGGKVSFLSFAASVDENPHIVAEEARIKQPLREAVEGWQARGLLNTGMPAHWIITVMYNLLFVAWQEIQKGNLAKNDAPQLLVHTVLQGFGRTGQENGR
- a CDS encoding type II toxin-antitoxin system HicB family antitoxin; translation: MKDKLKFYRYFATFEQDEDGITVEFPDLPGAITCGQNIDEAFYMAKDCLALHLFGMEEDGDLIPAPSGIDVLNTLTAGTGKIAALIEVFMPPYRSSISERSVKKTLTIPKWLDDLAAKNNVNYSRILQDALKEQLGVNERR
- a CDS encoding type II toxin-antitoxin system HicA family toxin, whose amino-acid sequence is MLQHVLSLPHPNKDLPKKTIISILKQAGLQ
- a CDS encoding alpha-L-arabinofuranosidase C-terminal domain-containing protein; this encodes MKIQITDKPAVSISKGMIGLFFEDINYGLDGGLHAEMIENRSFEFMKATGDRGSYSESYDGLYGWTAYPAEAASGAKLQIQTEHPQNEVNPHYLAFTAGETQNAFTNKAYDGVSLKPGLTYAVSFYARAEGYAGGIEVSVEKNSAVIAQAVIAAAVGEEWTRYTAQLSSNETVSYGDFVIRLDAPGTVCFDFISMIPSDAVLGLFRRDLVELLEEMKPGFLRFPGGCIVEGYNLENRYQWKRSVGAAEQRKNNSSRWALHGNNEENQYTSEYSHYNQSLGIGFYEYFLLCEYLGARPIPVLNVGLACQFQSTEHVGVHDEDFQEYIQDALDLLEFANGPVDSPWGRLRSEMGHPEPFGLEMIGIGNEQWETEHADFFTRYDLFEQAIHAAYPSVQLIGSAGPDVSSDNYTRAWEYYRKRAEGNPNFVYAVDEHYYVKPEWLCENVHFYDKYPRDIKVFAGEYAGHYGNGMNMPHFNSWGAALAEAAFLTGLERNADIVVLASYAPLFARLGYAQWSPDMIWFDGESSYGTPSYYVQQMYSTLMGTKVLQTVHDQEEIPYTVSYDEEQQVLYVKLVNTLDRKVQVELETALSLTGRGEAYVMQGQEAEVNSIEAPCNIAPKRVPIETASRMVYTLEPKSFHVLRMECGKK
- a CDS encoding glycoside hydrolase family 5 protein, yielding MKEWTGYTRGVNLGGWLSQCPYQHAHYDSFITEKDIETIASWGLDHVRLPVDYEVIEDSGNAETYAGFKHIDNCIRWCAAHRLNLIIDLHKTPGFSFNSVAENSLFDDPALQERFLNLWKAIASRYAGYKDTVAFELLNEIVEQDSSRWNALAHRTIAEIRKHAPETKIVIGGIQWNSVHTLGLLEQPFDENIVYTFHFYEPFLFTHQRAAWVEQMPKSDMDYPGDLKNYRSTSAAIGAFGSGLHAEGISEMGPAYMTSLIQNAIDVAAERNVYLYCGEYGVIEQAPSQSVVNWYKDVHGVFEQYKIGRAAWTYKKMDFGISDRYDSSITSEIITYL
- a CDS encoding helix-turn-helix transcriptional regulator, with translation MNIHNIGYNHSHDADFIINRPQGSGDYMLLLLKTPAIFTLKGESRVTGPDSFILYSEHTPQFYRAYGSQFTNDWFHFRLDKPGDEALLHRLVIPRDEVIPIGDLNELSIIINHLCYEVYSENPHKDETIELYLRLFFIKLSNRIHSAQKEVGNTHYNKMSVIRTKIYNQPFLNWTIDGLSHELTMSRSCFQHLYKDYFGVSPMADVIASRIEHAKYLLTTTDISVKKIAEMSGYASEIHFMRQFKQQTGQTPSQYREHVIKPDRL
- a CDS encoding VOC family protein, translated to MTYNYYGLDHVQLAAPEGCEAEARRFFNGLLGWMEIPKPELLQKRGGVWFQCGTHQVHIGVQRDFVPATKAHPAFHVEHLNELREYLLQNNIQVTNDEARAGEGVRRFYINDPFGNRLEFLEYH
- a CDS encoding Appr-1-p processing protein gives rise to the protein MTIQIVNGDLLEASEDILGHQVNCQGVMGSGIARILRDRYPNLYPEYKKYCDSYTPDELLGHCQLVQTGAKYTANLFGQLNYGRSKIRYTDYAALEQALTTLKIEAQAKGLSVALPYNIGCGLANGEWSVVEEMIGKVFADYEVTLYKI
- a CDS encoding ABC transporter ATP-binding protein — protein: MSYTYIGIALLQAVSWVLQVLFMQRFLDAAAAYATDRIEFKMILFSLGELALIYLFYHVMDGLGNCYEEIYGLSVGKHLNLMIFKRVDSLQVSEFEDTKRLDYIHKAVNGSGKLIWIGTTLLDILFYYTTYFVFIGWYLFTLKPVLALSIVVVFIPVMLSQGVLMSAFKNLEAASAPIRRESDYYERCLTDKAYLSETRLLGATAFFENLYTSALQRLNAIVLRTQVRKQLVQLILNIVTVIGYGLIVYMLFVSVMRQEISIGAFAAVLASIGSLYRFMNKLITERIAWATENIGSTENFLDFIDELIQRTHTLPRPTDRDIELKGVRFRYPLATRNAVEEIDLIIPNKQTLAIVGENGSGKTTLCRIIMGLYPPTAGEVWYGEVEASRTSYERTSAVFQHYRKYNETLRENVRISQCSKPADDSAVVSVCEEAGMLLSGEGFKEGLNTMLGREFGGTDLSGGQWQRVAIARGLFRDSDLMILDEPTAAIDPLEETHLYNDFAALCRDKTAILVSHRLGSVKLADRIIVMKDGRIVQDGTHEELMSTAGEYRTMYEAQRKWYV